From a region of the Calonectris borealis chromosome 2, bCalBor7.hap1.2, whole genome shotgun sequence genome:
- the BZW2 gene encoding eIF5-mimic protein 1 isoform X4 yields the protein MLAPGGTRIDDNDKTKMTNHCVFFADEDHDAIRNYAQVFNKLIRRYKYLEKAFEDEIKKLLLFLKAFTETEQTKLAMLSGILLANGTLPATILTSLFTDNIVKEGIAASFAVKLFKAWMAEKDANSVTSALRKANLDKRLLELFPANRQNVDHFAKYFTEAGLKELSDFLRVQQSLGTRKELQKELQERLSQECPIKEVVLYVKEEMKRNELPEPAVIGLLWTCVMNAVEWNKKEELVAEQALKHLKQYAPLLAVFSTQGQSELILLQKVQEYCYDNIHFMKAFQKIVVLFYKADVLSEEAILKWYKEAHVAKGKSVFLDQMKKFVEWLQNAEEESESEGEEN from the exons ATGCTAG ctCCTGGAGGCACACGCATAGATGACAATGACAAGACCAAGATGACCAACCACTGTGTATTTTTTGCAGATGAAGATCATGATGCCATCCGAAATTATGCTCAG GTCTTCAATAAACTTATCAGGAGATACAAATACCTGGAGAAAGCATTTGAAGATGAAATCAAAAAG CTTCTGCTGTTTCTTAAAGCCTTTACTGAGACGGAACAGACAAAGCTGGCAATGCTTTCTGGCATCCTGTTAGCCAACGGGACTCTTCCTGCTACAATTTTAACAAGCCTCTTCACTGACAATATAGTCAAAGAAG GGATTGCAGCCTCTTTTGCTGTAAAGCTTTTTAAAGCATGGATGGCAGAGAAAGATGCCAATTCTGTTACCTCTGCTTTAAGAAAAGCCAACCTCGATAAGAGATTGCTA GAACTATTTCCAGCCAACCGGCAGAATGTGGACCATTTTGCCAAGTATTTTACTGAAGCAGGTCTAAAAGAGCTCTCAGATTTCCTTAGAGTTCAGCAGTCACTGGGGACTCGTAAAGAACTTCAAAAAGAGCTACAAGAACGTCTCTCTCAGGAATGCCCAATTAAAGAG GTAGTGCTTTATgtaaaagaggaaatgaaaagaaatgagctGCCAGAGCCAGCCGTGATCGGTCTCCTGTGGACCTGTGTCATGAATGCTGTGGAATGGAACAAGAAGGAAGAGCTGGTTGCAGAGCAAGCCCTCAAACATCTAAAG CAATATGCCCCCCTGCTTGCTGTGTTCAGCACTCAAGGCCAGTCAGAGTTGATTCTTCTCCAGAAGGTGCAGGAGTACTGTTATGACAACATCCACTTCATGAAAGCCTTTCAGAAGATAGTGGTACTCTTTTATAAAG CTGATGTTCTGAGTGAAGAAGCTATCCTCAAGTGGTATAAAGAAGCGCATGTTGCTAAAGGCAAAAGTGTTTTTCTTGACCAGATGAAGAAATTTGTGGAGTGGCTGCAAAACGCTGAAGAAG AGTCGGAGTCTGAAGGGGAGGAGAACTGA
- the BZW2 gene encoding eIF5-mimic protein 1 isoform X3 — protein MADRQDEKEKFEPTVFRDTIVQGLNEAGSDLEAIAKFLDATGSRLDYRRYADTLFDILVAGSMLAPGGTRIDDNDKTKMTNHCVFFADEDHDAIRNYAQVFNKLIRRYKYLEKAFEDEIKKLLLFLKAFTETEQTKLAMLSGILLANGTLPATILTSLFTDNIVKEGIAASFAVKLFKAWMAEKDANSVTSALRKANLDKRLLELFPANRQNVDHFAKYFTEAGLKELSDFLRVQQSLGTRKELQKELQERLSQECPIKEVVLYVKEEMKRNELPEPAVIGLLWTCVMNAVEWNKKEELVAEQALKHLKQYAPLLAVFSTQGQSELILLQKVQEYCYDNIHFMKAFQKIVVLFYKADVLSEEAILKWYKEAHVAKGKSVFLDQMKKFVEWLQNAEEESESEGEEN, from the exons ATGGCTGACAGGCAAG atgaaaaggagaaatttgAACCCACAGTCTTCAGGGATACGATTGTCCAAGGCCTCAATGAAGCTGGGAGTGACCTGGAGGCTATAGCCAAGTTTCTGGATGCAACTGGCTCACGGCTTGATTATCGCCGCTATGCTGACACACTCTTCGATATTTTGGTAGCTGGCAGCATGCTAG ctCCTGGAGGCACACGCATAGATGACAATGACAAGACCAAGATGACCAACCACTGTGTATTTTTTGCAGATGAAGATCATGATGCCATCCGAAATTATGCTCAG GTCTTCAATAAACTTATCAGGAGATACAAATACCTGGAGAAAGCATTTGAAGATGAAATCAAAAAG CTTCTGCTGTTTCTTAAAGCCTTTACTGAGACGGAACAGACAAAGCTGGCAATGCTTTCTGGCATCCTGTTAGCCAACGGGACTCTTCCTGCTACAATTTTAACAAGCCTCTTCACTGACAATATAGTCAAAGAAG GGATTGCAGCCTCTTTTGCTGTAAAGCTTTTTAAAGCATGGATGGCAGAGAAAGATGCCAATTCTGTTACCTCTGCTTTAAGAAAAGCCAACCTCGATAAGAGATTGCTA GAACTATTTCCAGCCAACCGGCAGAATGTGGACCATTTTGCCAAGTATTTTACTGAAGCAGGTCTAAAAGAGCTCTCAGATTTCCTTAGAGTTCAGCAGTCACTGGGGACTCGTAAAGAACTTCAAAAAGAGCTACAAGAACGTCTCTCTCAGGAATGCCCAATTAAAGAG GTAGTGCTTTATgtaaaagaggaaatgaaaagaaatgagctGCCAGAGCCAGCCGTGATCGGTCTCCTGTGGACCTGTGTCATGAATGCTGTGGAATGGAACAAGAAGGAAGAGCTGGTTGCAGAGCAAGCCCTCAAACATCTAAAG CAATATGCCCCCCTGCTTGCTGTGTTCAGCACTCAAGGCCAGTCAGAGTTGATTCTTCTCCAGAAGGTGCAGGAGTACTGTTATGACAACATCCACTTCATGAAAGCCTTTCAGAAGATAGTGGTACTCTTTTATAAAG CTGATGTTCTGAGTGAAGAAGCTATCCTCAAGTGGTATAAAGAAGCGCATGTTGCTAAAGGCAAAAGTGTTTTTCTTGACCAGATGAAGAAATTTGTGGAGTGGCTGCAAAACGCTGAAGAAG AGTCGGAGTCTGAAGGGGAGGAGAACTGA